The Branchiostoma floridae strain S238N-H82 chromosome 10, Bfl_VNyyK, whole genome shotgun sequence genome has a segment encoding these proteins:
- the LOC118425080 gene encoding uncharacterized protein LOC118425080, which produces MSTDKLMNGDLTLAGPVYADRRSRVRRAAVQALSAVGAILVVSAHVMLALQNWQLKEQISENDMSITIVIVIVIILVIVFVIVIVIVELLGRVATLEVLTKDNGRLEDTVTGPTDPDLENQLPLLPDTSRRRAKRASNALTLPLGGMELLLVVYSILFYSILVFNASLVYCEAELRFCATC; this is translated from the exons ATGAGTACAGATAAGCTGATGAACGGAGACCTGACGCTTGCCGGGCCCGTGTATGCCGACCGGAGGTCCCGTGTGCGCCGGGCGGCGGTGCAGGCACTTAGCGCCGTGGGGGCGATCTTGGTCGTCTCGGCACATGTGATGCTGGCGCTGCAGAACTGGCAACTCAAGGAACAGATCTCTGAGAATGACATGAGCattaccattgtcattgtcattgtcattatccttgtcattgtctttgtcattgtcattgtcattgtcgaACTCCTGGGGCGTGTGGCTACTTTGGAAGTGCTGACTAAAGACAATGGCCGATTGGAGGATACTGTCACTGGG CCGACCGACCCTGACCTGGAGAACCAGCTGCCCCTGCTGCCTGACACCAGCCGCCGCAGGGCCAAGAGAGCCTCAAACGCACTGACTCTTCCGCTCGGAGGTATGgaattactactagtagtctattctattctattctattctattctagtcTTTAATGCATCATTAGTCTATTGTGAGGCAGAATTGCGTTTTTGTGCAACTTGTTGA